The nucleotide window ACTCCTTTTTCAACCTCCCTCGCCCCGATTACGACGATGTAAGGGATCCACTTAACTTCAGCATCCCTAATTTTCTTCGACAGGCTCTCGTCCCTATCGTCGACGTCGGCCCGTATCGCAAGCGAGTTCAGCTTCTCTGCAACTTCGAGTGCGTACCCCGTGTAATCGGAGGATACGGGAATCACGCGGACCTGGACGGGGGAAAGCCATAGGGGGAGTGACGGCTTTCTTCCCTTAGCCTCCTCAGCAGCTGCTGTATCGAAGAGCAGGTAGAGGTAGCGCTCGAGCGACCCGATGATCGCTGTGTGGATGATGACTGGGTACCTTCTAGCCCCGCTTTCATCAGTGTATGTGATCCCGAACCTCTCCGCGTTGCCCACGTCGATCTGGAAGGTCCCGATCTCGCGGGGCCTGCCCAGCTGGTCTATTACGTTGTACTCCACATTGATCACCCAGTAGTACTTGCCCTCAGGAACGAAGTGCAGGAGGGCCGGCTTCCCCTCCCGCGCTACAAGCTCGGCCAAGTAATCCTGGTTTTCAGCCGCGAAACTGCGCGTCAGATTGTATATGGAGACGTAGTCTCTACCCACCTTCCTAACCTCTTCGTAGATCTTCTCATGAACTTTGAGGGAGAGGCGCTTAGCCTCCTCTAAGTCGTGGGTAAGGATGTGCAGGTCCGGCATCAAGAACTTGCGCAACCTGAAGCAGAGGGTGAGCTCGCCAGGCTGCTCGAGCCTGTAGCTGTCGGCCACCTCGAATACCCCGAAGGGGAGGTGCCTGTAGCTGATGTTCCAGTCCCTCAGCATCGCGAACTGCTGGTGGCAGGCCGCGTACCTCAACACGAACTTCTTCTGCCCGACTTCAATGGTATAGAGCCTGTCCCCAAAGAGGTCGGCGTGCTGCTTGACTGCAGGGACGCTCAGATCAAACATGTTTGTACCCCTAACCTTGAAGATTGGTAGGCCCAGCGAGAGGGCGCAGCTCCAAGCGTACTCCGATAGCAGGTCTATCATGATCGAGGCCTCAGGGCCGTACCTCATGTGACCCTGATCCGAGAAAGGCTCCCACTCGATCCCGAACTTCCTGCAGTAGTCCAGGTATTTCGGTTCACCTCCGGCACCACCCTCACCGTAAACCTCCCTACGTACGAGTTGCTTGAAGTCATCCGGCGCCGTGCTCAAATCGAACTCGCGTAAAGGAAGTATGGTGCCCTCCGGCGTTAAAACCGCGTACTCCTCTACAGCCTCTGCGGGCCTTATGGTTCTGGAGAGCTCGGCGAGGGGGTGCCCTACGCAAGAGATGGTAAAGCGCTTGTACCACCCGAATGGAGCTCTTGAAACTTCGAAGCCGCGCCCCTCGAGCGCGGATGCTAGCTCCTTTAGGGCCTTCAATGCAACGGTTGGCTTCGCTAGATCGCTCGAAAGGTGCGCGTATGGGTAGATCACAACCCTCTTTACAGCGAGCTTCTGGGCCACGCCCTCGATCTCATCAGCGGCCCTGGAAACTACCCAAGCCAGATTGGCCTCGTCGACACCCTCGACAGTAACGAAGCAGACGAGCGCGTTCTCAACTCTCCCTCTCCCGCCGCTCTCGCCCAGCTCTTCCGCCTCCTCCAGCGCCCTCTGTCGAACTTCGTACTCGAAACGCTCAGCGTGTATCAGCAGGAGCCTCAAGACCTACACCTCCCCCTCGTAGTCAAGCCCCACTCTCTTAAGCTTCCTCCGGAGATCCGCGTACCTCGTCTCCATCTTCGCAGCCTCCTCATCGATCGGCGGCTTCCTGTCCTTCCTCTCAACCATGAGGCTGCAGGTTCCGTCAGGCAGAAGGGCATGCCTTATGCAGACAGCGAACTGGCACCTCCAACCGATACACCTATCGCCAGTCCACTCACAGAGTGCCTCCAACCGATCCCTCCTCCTCCTAATAACGAGAGAGTTTTTGGTGCACTTGAAAGCCCGGAAGGGGCAT belongs to Thermofilaceae archaeon and includes:
- a CDS encoding threonine--tRNA ligase codes for the protein MRLLLIHAERFEYEVRQRALEEAEELGESGGRGRVENALVCFVTVEGVDEANLAWVVSRAADEIEGVAQKLAVKRVVIYPYAHLSSDLAKPTVALKALKELASALEGRGFEVSRAPFGWYKRFTISCVGHPLAELSRTIRPAEAVEEYAVLTPEGTILPLREFDLSTAPDDFKQLVRREVYGEGGAGGEPKYLDYCRKFGIEWEPFSDQGHMRYGPEASIMIDLLSEYAWSCALSLGLPIFKVRGTNMFDLSVPAVKQHADLFGDRLYTIEVGQKKFVLRYAACHQQFAMLRDWNISYRHLPFGVFEVADSYRLEQPGELTLCFRLRKFLMPDLHILTHDLEEAKRLSLKVHEKIYEEVRKVGRDYVSIYNLTRSFAAENQDYLAELVAREGKPALLHFVPEGKYYWVINVEYNVIDQLGRPREIGTFQIDVGNAERFGITYTDESGARRYPVIIHTAIIGSLERYLYLLFDTAAAEEAKGRKPSLPLWLSPVQVRVIPVSSDYTGYALEVAEKLNSLAIRADVDDRDESLSKKIRDAEVKWIPYIVVIGAREVEKGVLNVRRRSGGIEEMGLDKLVQELEEKLKGYPRAQMTIPVRLSQRPGY